Part of the Ctenopharyngodon idella isolate HZGC_01 chromosome 24, HZGC01, whole genome shotgun sequence genome, agaaaaagaaaaaacagcagGAAATATTATACAAGATGTTTTACattaacatattaaaacatttctggtAAAATCTCAAAGTCCTCAAGTGAGCTTTCTACATAAAAATGTTGTATATTGATCCAGTACCTTACCTCACAGAAATGGACACCCCTCCAGGAATTTCCATTGCAGTCCAGCCCAGGTGACCAGCACACAAGTCCCAGAACTCCAGGAACCACGATCAGCACAACACCAGACTGACTGGACTTGGCAGGCACAGACGTCTGTATTGCAGAATGATAttgaatacaaatatattatccATCCTAAATTTTGCTTTAAATCCTCAGCAGTTTACCATTGTGAAATATGCACATTTAAAATCGGCACATCTGCTTTAAGCAAAGCAATTCAGACTGTCTCCATTAGAGGGCAGTAGGGGAATACATACATAATTCTTAGAAACATTGTTTATTCATGGACACCTCCACCGCTGTTCGATCGTTACCATTATTGTTAATTAACGTGGCAGGGTATGGGCTGTTTTAATTagttacattaaaatgtaatcaaatttaattacttaaactATCCTCTTAGAGATGTGAGAGTGAATTTTAACCGAAGATTGGTGAAAATGAAACAGAACTGATGCTAAACCTGCCATATATCACATAAATATGACTCATTATTTACCAGCTTAGTCATAAACTCACCCTGAAATGAAATGTTCTGGAATAATCATTCATTCCAGCCACCTGCATCATGGAAAGGCTACTGCGGATGGCGTGGGGGGATATAACTTGGTCACCTGACAGGGGGCACAATCCTCCATTAGCCAGGGTAGCGGCTAATGCCGCGCCGGACTCGCAAGTGACTTCTGTCGATAAACACTAAGATAtatgcaaaattaaaaatgtagtcTTCCTTTTCAAGAATATAATATGTAAATCTGAATACCTGCAACAGTAAATCCAGTGTAAATTGATCCCCACACCTTCCGGAAAGCACTGGAATGGTttagttattaaaaacaataagtTTAAAAGACGCTTTGCGATGTAGAAACAAAATTGATCGTACTAAGAATTATCCTGGACTTACTTTCTTCTCTTGTAAGAAAAATGAAAGCGCGTGGAGACGAATGATGTCTTTTCGCAAGTTTTGATAACTGCAATGGCAATGCTGACAGTTGAAATTAACACcaacaaataaacagaatagcacagaaaaaaatcaatttctcaTAAAAATAGGCTTACCTGGTGCAGTTTAGGTTTGCATGCTCTTTGTTGCACAGTCTTCTGATGATATTCAAAACCTGTGTGAGAATGGTTTGCTTCAAGATTGctttatggtttttttttttgtttgtttgtttgtttgtttttttatcaaatgtaGCTGGTTGATGTAAAAGTTAAGCTTACAGACTCATACTTTTCTTCTTCCTCAGTGACTGGTCTGGTTGCCAGCTGTTTTAggacaaaaacagtcaataaaagtctatttttgttcatttataaaCAAGCAATGGTGTTACCTGTAATAAAGAAGTGCAGATAATGGCTCCTGTCTCAACCAGCGGACTGTGAGGCACACCTGCAAACAAGTTTTCTGTAGTGAAGAAGCCTAAAAATCTTTGAACTGAACATCAAACTGTTCTTGAATCCAGAACTGGACATAAATCAAGGAAATGgaacactgtaaaacattttttcagctggttaaacttagaaatgtaagttcacctgctgccttaaaaatatgagttaactcaacttgaaaataagctttgtttcaactcaaaaatagtcaagacaacgcattactttaagttaaaatttaaacttaaaataatgcattgtcttaactatttgtgagttgaaacaaagattatcttcaagttgaattaacttatgtttagttgagtttaaccagctgaaaatgttttacagtgaataTGTGGAATGAACTGAGTGAACTTACCTTGCTTGGTCAGGGTAAATGGAGACTCGTATTTGGAATATTCCTCCATCCCTACAAATCTGTGCACGTAGTCGGATCCTTGTTGGTCCACCGCGAGGCCGTATATGAGAGGCCAGGATATCTCTCCCAAAATGCAAGGTTCAGCCCAGTCTCCTAAGGAAAGTCTAGAGTCCAACAAACAACAGCATCTCATTTAAACTTCAACAGACAAACTGAACTCATAATctgtaaataacataaaatttaaatattaaaaaaagaattatagttgtaattgtatatatttgtttatataatacatatttatataacaatataatataatcgaCTATAGCCGAACCTTCAATTCTTAAATGTAGTTAATGAAGtttaccaaaaaatgaaaatgtttgttaaaaatactaattatattattataatgattatatatattcacaattgttcaaaagtttaagattttaatgttttcaaagtgctcaccaaggatgcatttatttaatcaaaaatgcagtaaaaacagaaatattgcaaaatattattacaatttaaaattttaattatattttgttacatataaaggtaatttaaagattttgaagtgtcaaaaggtcattcggtttaaccgtccaaaggccaatacagccatttcatttgtgattaaaatatcttaaaatgtatatattttttattctggcatgattttataacatcatatatcagcatagtgcaaaatggtattaaaattatgtgtagaagttgttgctttgttgtgagaaagaatgtccggaaaaatgaatttcattgatgtcatttggagtaactaatataaagggaccattttggatcaagtcatgtggtcaatatcatgtgacaggatgtgacatcactcagacacctgcaaaggaccacatggtcatgaagcaaagtaactaactctctcttaactatttgaaaaattcatgttttcacttgctcatacgcatgtcccgaaacatcaggtcattctgtacaaccgctataaaacatggaaactagcattgtttgaaaatatcgtcattcggtataaccaaaagagTCATTCGGTAAAAGCGAAATTTTGGTTacaccaaatgacttttttggtgacaaattttgtccatcttgtaaaaattgacaaaagcagtgttaattgattataaaaaccacataatcataattatatctccattatgtttttttagacttttaaaaaccttattcgtcaatgacccatccACAGtctggggggtaaaatccacaTTTTTGTTGGGGTTCCTCTgataaaatttgcattccaggggctaaatatgatgttatttggggtcgcttcaacccgcggacatggaaaaacaacccgcggcaacagtgtaaaagtagcccaattcctgcggacttggcaacactgatatatatatatacagtatatatatatggacTTATAATACCTCTGCCCATCCACAGTACAAACTGAAATGCCCCATTTTGCGCTGCTCTCTCTTACGTCTTCTTTCTCCTGTTCATAAATACACAGGATATGAGTCACATTgtgatatttttcatgaaacaATTAGAAAATAACCTGTGCTACTTTAAGGCTTCTTTGCACATCTCTTTCACCAgactgttatataaaaagaacaacagCGGAAACGGATTTGACGCACCTTCACAGAAGATAGTTGTTTGCATTTaataaacagcttttgtgtTTCCTCTGTGAAGGTAGAGAAATCTGGAATGACAAATCTTCCCTGCAATGCCTTCAGGATGAAAGACACAAAGCCTGTCACGCACCTGCAGAATGTTCAAAAATGAAGCATATTAGCAGCACAAAAGATTAGGGGTGTTTAGAATGTTGTTTGGCATGATTTGACTGTTGGTATCAAGATCCTGTCTGACCTGTGAAAAGTGCTCCTGTCAACAGTTCCATCCCCTTCCTGTAGCTTCCGCATCAGGCTGTAGCAGTCTTTAATCCGCGGGTCTGTTCGGATGATTCCTGAGCTCCACAGGGCCTGCCAAAGTACAGAGAGATATGACATCCTGCACTGTTGAATATTAGCCAATATTAATGATGCTTCTCAAGTACCTCAAAAAACTGATTGCAGTTGACTCTTCCGCCAGAGGCGAAACTATCAAAGAGCACATCAGCAGCCCTTTTGGAAAACAATGCGTTGTGTAGTCACTATATGGCTAGTAGCTTGTGAAGCATGTTAAGCGAATGCTGCCGTACACATTTGAGACTCACacttttttcttaaaatgaccTTGATGGGTCTCCGGTCGGCCCAAGTGTTGCCATGCTTGGCTGGCTTGAAGTTTGTCCTGCTCTGGTACTGTCCGTTTTGTGCCTCCGTTGCTTATAAAAGATGGCACGCCTAGGGAAAAGAATAGGAATTTTATTAGAGCGGAAAAATGAATCATTAAGGATAAAGACAGTGCTTGCTAGgcaacaaaatattatatatatatatattttttctttctttttttttgaactaccgttcaaaagtgtggggtAGTTGttcgaaagaagtctcttatgctcaccacgactgcatttatttgatcaaaaatacagtaatattgtgaaatattattacaattttaaataaatgttctttgtttaaatataatttaaaataattcagtttattcCTGTCATGTCAaaactaaattttcagcatcattactccagtcttcagtgtcacgtgatccttcggaaataatatgctgatttgctgctcaagaaacatttattattatcagtcctgaaaacatttgtgtacattttttttcagtattatttgatgaattgaaagttcaaaagaaccacatttatttgaaatagattaacattgtaaatgtctacTGTTCCTTGCTGTATTAATTGTTAAAGTattaattactgtaaaaaatgttttgctgaacccaaacttttgaatggtagtgtaagctacataaaatattatgtaaagaaaatacaaaattatggctcaaaattatattatatattattacataacattaattattataaaataatttatatatgtaaataaatgttttatactatttatttatttaacgttttttaaagctgcagtccgtaagttttggcctctttgtcgccatctctgtttgaaacctgcaattgcagttatttgtggaattatcatctttacgtggtttgtgcatcggcacggctcctcagcacgGATGAACCTAacgtttgctgtcagtcaccgcaccggtgaacactgtacttcagaatcacagattgtagtcttggaagtatgaccaaaataagaattttcaccggaaaatgtcatctgaacaagtaacatgtctgccacttttgttctgaccatctgaggaaaaaagcattacaataaatcacgctgccaatggtgattaaatctaacgatcgcttagctcggatcatgtCAAAccgtttaaattattattattgttatactttgttctcaaattgttaatgttatcaGCATAGCATGACTACATGTATTTAGCGTGTATTAGCGTTATctgatttcaatttctgtagccactccgcagtccgaagtcttttgcttttgactacgggtgaatctccagttgtcactgatgattgtcatttgaacctttctggattacaatccgccatcaaaatgataagtttaattattccagctgctgtgagaaaaggctataaatgatccgctaccagcagcatcctcacataccatatagcctactatctgggactccttctttatgtaaacagacgtgacttaatgacacaaaaaaacaaatggcggcatgctcgaatttccacGGAAACTTACCAGTACCGCTCtatttagaaaacattattacaagcttaccgttgtgaatcgggctaaagtaaggagatagttttgaacacttttatgtacttgctcataatttttaaccaaaaaaagttacggactgcagctttaaccaATTATGCTTTGGTAATATAATGTCATGTCATTTAAAAGTCAGCTACTGTGCAGTGTCAAGGCACCAGTTGAATGCTTAAATATTTGTAAGGCAGATGagatcaattaaaataaaataattaatataaaagaaGACCAATCACAATTCAGCATGCAAATATAACAATGACACCACTGTTTTAGAATGCCAAATATTAATTCAATGTCAATTAAAAGTCAATGAGAGATTTTCAAACTTTAACCttccattgtttttgtttttttaaatgtaactttaaaaaaatatgctgaagtttaaagcaaaacaaagtTTGAATGGAGTCTGTTCACGGCCCAATTAATTGCAGTACTTAATGTTAGAGGTGTAGAACAAACACTAACCAGAACTGCTGCTTCACGAGAGCTGTAATAATTACAACAAAAAGAAGCAAGTGTACAAAGGTACATAAAAGCAAAAGGGAATTAACAGGAGGCAGAAATGTGTGCCACTGGAGATAAGAGcacatattgttttattttgatcttTCACCTGTAGAGCCTGGAGAGACGTAATTGACTGGCCTCTGGGATGGAAAGGTATTTCTTGGCACATGTTGAGGAATGTTCCCTGCGGATTTTGTTTCCTagtaacataaaaaaacatgcattgaGAGCTTGGCTGAGAAAAATTATCTATATATAGACTATTATATATAACATCAAGCAAACAGGCTGCatttgtgtgcattattttttcttGAGCGAGAACTAGCTTTTATTTGGAGCTAGACGTAATGATGAATTAGCTTATCTAAGTGTTTTACACCTTTTGAAGCCTGATGAAAATACATGTAACATAATGCTGGAGCCAGACATGTCTTTGAAGTCTAACTAATTGCAGGTGTTTAGGACTGTGGGGAAACATATTGAGACATATTACCCTCTCATGTCAGCATGCTAGCTAACAAATGTTAGCCTCAAGCAGTAACAATGTCTACAGGGCTGGGATTTTATTACAGGTGAAGTACATGCTAACTTTTTGTCTTTGTACAGACATGCTACGCTAAGCAGCAGAGACAAAGTGTCTTTAATGTCCAGCACACTGTAATTAATGGAATATTGagggttcaatacaagttcaAACACATTTGTGGAATAATGTTAAATACCATGTccttaattgttaaaaaaaaaaaaagcagaaatacGGCTAACAGTGTGGCACGTACAATAGAAGTGAATGGAGCCAGTTTCTAAACATTAGTGTTTCAGTATTACAGCCACACGATGTAAACaatacccttgtgaaaaagtgcacttaattgtattgaatgtctctccatcagtgtccgactccggttttgaacaatgtaaggctgaacaccgttactgacaatcctcattttggctgcgtgagattctcctgctttgttgttgttgagcaaccgaagcatgagctgttaaagctccgccctcttctggaaagagccagggagcagcagctcatttgcatttaaagggacacacacaaaacagcgtgtttttgctcacacccaaacgggcaaatttgacaagctataataaatgatctgtggggtattttgaactaaaacttcacagacacattctggggacaccagagatttgtattacatcttgttaaaggggcattataggacccctttaaatgttctaaattataacttcatcattacaaatatgtaattacaaatatatttaaatatatgacacatttcaatagaaattacatttatatatatatatatatacacacacacacacacacacacacaccggtaaaaacatatatacatatgtacaggtaaaaactaatatatatatatatatatatatattagtttttacCTGTACATACAACAGTTCTATTAAGCCATATTTCAAATGAGTAACTATGAAAtgacatataaagatgtacttaggtcctaagtgggtcaaaaagcaCCTAATCCAGCTAATTTCAGCTAAAAGtccagctaattgcatttaatataaatttaaactataatacgttttcaattaattgcaattaacaagCAATTACGTGTCCAAAAACATAACATTCAGTTCACAGTTAAGATAAACCCTACTGTACAATTATTTAATTACCTTTAAAGCTCAAGTTTAAACATAAGAATTAATGTAAGagcttttattatattatgagCTTCACATTTCTCCTTTTAAAACCCCCAAAATTGGCCccaatcacttccattgtaagtgcctcatcactttttttttaaagaaaaagagaaaaagtaatattatttttttgtaataatcaacattatgccattTAAGCTTACATTTGAACCTGGAATCGAAACTTTTGCCAATGTCAGCTGAATGAGTCTCATTTTAGAAAGCAGTAAAACAGCACATTAGCATATTGAAATGTCCCTCACCTCGGTCTTTTTAATAATGCTGGTCATAGTTTCCACCTCCAGGTTTGTTTTATAGTTTATGCGTGGGTGTGGTTATGAGAGCAATACAGGACTCAGCACGTACCTTAGCAGTAAACTTCACAGGGTCTGCGTTCCTGTTTGTGAAGGCATCTGTCATCTCTCCATTCTCTGAATGAGTGGGGGGTAAAAGTATAAGAACCCAGGATGAGAAAAATCCTCCTTTGCTGAATCTTGAGAGAGGTTTAAAGATTAAGATTAGTGCTTATTTGTGAGTGTGAGATTTAAAAAGGATTTTTGAAGTTGAAAACCACTAAGCATTGCCTCAGCAAAGAATGTATATGAAGCTATTTTAGAATCTAGGACACAAAGGGTTTTTTTGCGAATTTAAGAcattgtttgtgttgtgttgtcCTCTCGGTCCAAAACCTCAGCAAATCCCACACAATAACTCTCTCTGAAAGCTAAAACATATGAAACCATGGTGCTGTGGATAGGGGATGGATGTAATCTGTCTATTTTTACTCTCAATCTTCCATCCAGAAGAACAataaatcttaaagggatagttcacccaaaaatgaaaatcatttaccttcacattgttccaaacctgtatgactttctttctcgtgcaagacacatgaaaaagatattttgacacTTTGTTTTTATCTATAAAATAAAAGGCAATGGGATACAGTGTTGTTTCTgaccccattcactttcatttttatagacaaaaacagttaaaacattGTTCGAAATATCATTAAAATCTATTACATCTTTTGTTAACGCAGAAGAAagacagtcatacaggtttggattgaCTTGACGAtaaatgatttctttctttttttcttttttttgtgtgaactatgcctttaatgaacatacactttaaaaattaagattaatttattGGTTTGAGTGCCATTTTGTGAAGCAAAAAAGAGTTTTTGAGGCGGGGCAATTCTTAATACACTTTTCACTCATTTCCTCCACTTCTCCAGTTATCTTTCTCTAGTTGCATTCACTCATTTCCCAAAGTCATCTTGAATGTTAAATTGTCAATACAACTGAAATATTTGAGAGAACATCACATAAGCTGAcctcataaatgtttttttgttcgaaatcgccattatggtgatcagtgttcctGAACTTCCTGAACTTCATTTGTATTATTGTAATTGTCTTCCTATTGTTGCAGCGATGCAACAAGAAATCACAGTTATTTGGTTTCAAAGGAAGGGAAGTAATATATAGGTTGCTTTTAAAAAGTGACCTAACTTATAACTTAACCATTAACTAGTCTACTTTTCATGTCAAATAATGatcttttaaaattttattgttAACACTTGTGTCATGAACACCTTGTGAAACTTTTAATTGGGTTTATATAATCCCTCTATATTTGTGAAATATCTTGCAATTGACCATGCTTGAGTCACACACAGACTTCAACATTAAgcatacaaaacacaacaatggtaACACAAATGGTAGCTATACAAAGTCAAGAGTAAATCTAAAGTAAATGATCAAGTACTCTctacaattctttttttagttACTAGAACTCAAGTGAACTATAATAACTAAGCATTTGTCAGTACAACATACCATTTCTATttcactttacttttttttttgtttgttttttaaggcAATTGTTTGGCATGCTTTTTTAAAGTAAGACTAACTAATTAGATTTTACAGCGTACAAATGTACAGGACagcaattttaataaataatgtaaaagatATTTGCAACAACAGCATTTTGCAAAGCTTTGAGGTATCTTACAGCCATCCTCACCTCAGGAAGTTGATTTTGTGCCCATTTAGGGTGGTACATGCCAGACGAAGTTATGCAGACAGTGCTTCCACCCCTTAGGGTGAAACTAGAAAGTAacttaattgtgtttttttttaaaggaaaccCACATAACATGAATATGGTTTACAAAACAATGTGAATGTGCTTCATAATAGTCTAAGGAATTTTACTCCTTGCCACAAGCCTTTGCtacatgattttctgtaaagaaACAATGCGTATTGTGAAAATGCTatagaaattaatataaaaactcAGCTTTGTAAAATGGCTGTATTAATTGATTGTGTGATTTAAGTACAGAACAAGCTTAGTTTCAGAGCACTTATAAAATCAGTTCATTCATAATAAGTCATCAGCTTTCCGATGACAATTGAGTAAtgattaaaagaaaaatctaaaaAGCTGCTGTTGCAATCTTCATTTTTAgacacaaattatatatatatatatatatatatatatatatatatatatatatatatatgttcataCAAATATATCCGTAGCAGTTTTATATCTGCCACATCACTTTTCCCCAGAACACACCCACTGccttttgcacatttttatggCCCAGATGTTGACCGCAATCCTGGTTAAATGAGAACGTCTACAGAACTGTCCCATTCATTTGGCCTAGTTTCAGCAGCTCTGTCACTCTGATCTTGGAGTTTTCCTGTATAGAGCTGATGTGAGATCAATGTCGCAGAGTGGTAATGCTTGGGATTTGGCCTCACAAATTGCATCTAAATGATTCACAGTtgcggtgttttgtttttgtacctCTTGTGTCATCCTCCTTATTTGGCTCCAGCAGTTTGTTGCCGTCCAGGCCTCCGTAGCGCTTTCTCCATTTACGTCTGAGAGACGGTGTTCTCTGAAAACtaggaaaaactttttttactaTGTGCTCACATGGGTTTCTATTGAAAGCATATGTTTCATTTCGAGTATGGATTAAACAAAAGTTTGaagtgaaagtgttttttgacagCTTGCCTTTGGGCTTAATAAACATCAGTAAActacattaatatataattcCCATACAGGATTTTGTGCAAATACACTGAAATGAGACCTTGGGATCAAAGCAAGTGTGTCTGTGTAAAGACAAGTCTAGTCATGAAGAGCAGTTCAGCTGTGTGAAATATCTGACACAGTTATCAGTTGTCAGCTCAACTCAAAACTGTGTCCGAGTGCTTGATGAgagaatatattttgtattttattttacttgaaTTAGTTAAAGCACTCAGGGCTGGAAAAGACTGAGTCAATGCTCAAACTTTACGCATTTAAAACCGACTTTCCgtatgttaaaaacagtttaaacaGTTCTTACCACAGATTTTCCTCTGCTTCTTGGCTTAAGCTGTTCTCCATGATGAAACTTCCCTTTATGATTTGTAAAGGCAATCAACTAGAGTTTGAAGAATTCCAAATGGTGTTTGTTTAGTTCCTGGAGACAAAGATGAGTCTTTTTGGCAGCTGTGAGAAAGTGTTTGAGCCAGTCTCAGTGTGAACAGCCAGCTTTTAGCTGGATGAAAATAGGAGGAACTTAACTGCATCTTGGAGGAGGGATCTCTATTCTGGAAAGG contains:
- the glsl gene encoding LOW QUALITY PROTEIN: glutaminase liver isoform, mitochondrial (The sequence of the model RefSeq protein was modified relative to this genomic sequence to represent the inferred CDS: inserted 1 base in 1 codon), whose amino-acid sequence is MENSLSQEAEENLCFQRTPSLRRKWRKRYGGLDGNKLLEPNKEDDTRENGEMTDAFTNRNADPVKFTAKETKSAGNIPQHVPRNTFPSQRPVNYVSPGSTGVPSFISNGGTKRTVPEQDKLQASQAWQHLGRPETHQGHFKKKVAADVLFDSFASGGRVNCNQFFEALWSSGIIRTDPRIKDCYSLMRKLQEGDGTVDRSTFHRCVTGFVSFILKALQGRFVIPDFSTFTEETQKLFIKCKQLSSVKEKEDVRESSAKWGISVCTVDGQRLSLGDWAEPCILGEISWPLIYGLAVDQQGSDYVHRFVGMEEYSKYESPFTLTKQGVPHSPLVETGAIICTSLLQLATRPVTEEEEKYESVLNIIRRLCNKEHANLNCTSYQNLRKDIIRLHALSFFLQEKKCFPEGVGINXTLDLLLQCLSTEVTCESGAALAATLANGGLCPLSGDQVISPHAIRSSLSMMQVAGMNDYSRTFHFRTSVPAKSSQSGVVLIVVPGVLGLVCWSPGLDCNGNSWRGVHFCEELVSTFQLHSFDIRTPFRQVLCYRQWKVESEGYQIMNVLLAAYRGDMVSLRRYLLSGADVNAVDYDGRSALHVAASEGRLDVIKFLVENAGANYTLKDRWGNTALQEAMRCNQDPAIQCLKKYTDHEKSS